Proteins from a single region of Runella sp. SP2:
- a CDS encoding LytTR family DNA-binding domain-containing protein, with protein sequence MKLNCITADDEPLALGLISAFVQQTPFLNLVGQYANGVEALQAIHNQPVHLIFLDIQMPNLNGMELARIISQTSSLGQTKIIFTTAYNQFAVEGYKVDALDYLMKPFGYEEFLRAATKAKNYVEQWSENNSHGCMFVKSDYKMVRIDFDAILYLESIKDYVKIHLAPPQPPVVTLTRLKLIEDKLPPSKFLRIHRSFVVAIPKIDSLSRNTVQIGNISLPVGDLYKDTFQELMGL encoded by the coding sequence ATGAAGTTAAATTGCATCACCGCCGACGACGAGCCGCTTGCCCTTGGGCTTATCAGTGCATTTGTTCAGCAAACGCCGTTTTTAAACCTTGTTGGTCAATACGCCAACGGCGTCGAAGCCCTCCAAGCCATCCACAACCAACCTGTTCATCTTATTTTTTTAGACATTCAAATGCCCAACCTCAACGGCATGGAATTGGCACGTATCATTAGTCAAACTTCTTCTTTGGGGCAAACCAAAATCATCTTCACAACGGCTTACAACCAATTTGCCGTAGAAGGTTACAAAGTCGATGCGCTCGATTATTTGATGAAACCGTTTGGGTACGAAGAGTTTTTAAGGGCGGCCACCAAAGCCAAAAACTACGTTGAACAATGGTCGGAAAACAACAGCCACGGCTGCATGTTTGTGAAATCGGACTACAAAATGGTACGAATTGATTTTGACGCAATTCTTTACCTTGAGTCCATCAAAGACTACGTTAAAATTCACCTCGCTCCTCCTCAGCCCCCCGTCGTTACCCTGACTCGCTTGAAACTTATTGAAGACAAGCTTCCTCCTTCTAAATTTTTGCGTATTCACCGTTCCTTCGTTGTTGCCATTCCCAAAATCGACTCATTAAGCCGCAATACCGTTCAGATTGGGAATATATCCCTTCCAGTTGGAGATTTATACAAAGATACCTTTCAGGAACTGATGGGTTTGTAA
- a CDS encoding RNA polymerase sigma factor — protein MLKVKAGDLDKMGLLFERYHRPLFAFLYHMTGQAHACEDLVQNVFYRMLKYRHTFNGDGEFRTWMYHLARNILNDSFRQQERWGGRAYDIADLSDRLGGGVAADEQLEKEQELDALQNAMARLSPDHREVLVLSRYQELKYEEIARILNITEGAVKVRVHRALGELKKNFLTSEKGSKAHEL, from the coding sequence ATGCTTAAAGTAAAAGCGGGAGACTTGGACAAGATGGGATTGCTCTTTGAGCGCTACCATCGGCCGTTATTCGCTTTTTTGTACCACATGACTGGGCAAGCCCATGCGTGCGAAGATTTGGTACAAAATGTATTTTACCGAATGCTCAAGTACCGACATACGTTCAATGGCGACGGAGAATTTAGAACATGGATGTATCATTTGGCGCGGAATATTTTGAACGATTCGTTTCGACAGCAAGAACGCTGGGGAGGACGCGCCTACGATATTGCCGACTTATCGGATCGCCTCGGAGGGGGAGTTGCTGCCGATGAGCAATTGGAAAAAGAACAAGAATTGGATGCCTTGCAAAATGCCATGGCACGGCTCAGTCCTGATCACCGCGAAGTGCTGGTCTTGAGTCGATACCAAGAATTAAAATACGAAGAAATTGCGCGTATTTTGAACATTACCGAAGGCGCCGTAAAAGTACGGGTACACCGAGCGCTGGGAGAATTGAAAAAGAATTTTTTGACCTCAGAAAAAGGAAGCAAAGCTCATGAACTGTGA
- a CDS encoding M3 family metallopeptidase: MAQNPFFDTYKTPFGVPPFHLIKNEHFEPAFVEGIKQQTTEIAAITNQKAAPTFANTILALENSGDLLDRVGAVFYNYNSANTSDALQKIAQTLSPQLSKHRDDIQLNAELFKRVKAVYDQRNQLKLTTEQLTLLEKTYKGFVRSGAALPADKQARLRKINEESSLLTLKFGQNILTETNGYKLVIDKKEDLSGLPSSLVAAAAEDAKKRKLEGKWVFTLQNPSIMPFLQYADNRALREQIFKAYLERCNHNDASDNKAIMSKIVALRAEKAALLGYENHAAYVLEESMSKTPAKVSDFLNQLWTATVPVTQQEASELQTLMDKEGKNEKLESWDWRYYAEKLRKQKYDLDEEELRPYFPLEGVRQGIFTLCKKLYGLTFERRTDIPVYHEEAEAFEVKEANGQHVGVIYMDFHPRASKRGGAWMTSYRKQETENSKRSAPVVSIVCNFSRPAGDAPALLSLDETRTFFHEFGHALHGLLSNVTYGSLSGTSVPRDFVELPSQIMENWATEPEMLKLYAKHYKTGAVIPDVLIDKMEKSSLFNQGFATSEYLAASLLDMSYHTLKADQAPTDVLAFEKAAMDKIGLISQIPPRYRTTYFQHIFAGGYSAGYYSYIWSAVLDADAFEVFKQKGLFDQKSAQSFRKNVLERGGTDEPMKLYRNFRGAEPDIKPLLRRRGLLREAN, encoded by the coding sequence ATGGCCCAAAACCCGTTTTTTGACACCTACAAAACACCTTTTGGCGTGCCTCCTTTCCACCTCATCAAAAATGAGCATTTTGAGCCTGCGTTTGTGGAAGGAATCAAACAACAAACGACCGAAATCGCCGCTATTACCAACCAGAAAGCAGCTCCTACATTTGCCAATACCATTTTGGCGCTGGAAAACAGCGGCGATTTGCTTGACCGAGTGGGTGCAGTATTTTACAACTACAACAGCGCCAATACCAGCGACGCCCTCCAAAAAATCGCCCAAACACTTTCGCCCCAACTCTCGAAGCACCGCGACGATATTCAGCTCAATGCCGAGTTATTCAAACGGGTTAAAGCCGTTTATGACCAACGTAATCAGCTCAAACTAACGACCGAACAACTCACTTTACTCGAAAAGACCTACAAAGGATTTGTAAGAAGCGGAGCAGCCCTTCCTGCCGACAAACAAGCACGTTTGCGTAAAATCAACGAAGAATCGTCGTTGTTGACGCTCAAGTTTGGCCAAAACATTTTGACTGAAACCAACGGTTATAAACTGGTTATTGATAAAAAAGAAGACTTGAGTGGCTTACCATCTTCGCTCGTAGCTGCTGCTGCCGAAGATGCAAAAAAACGCAAACTCGAAGGAAAATGGGTATTTACGCTGCAAAACCCGAGCATCATGCCGTTTTTGCAGTACGCCGATAACCGCGCCCTCCGCGAACAAATCTTCAAGGCGTATTTGGAACGCTGTAACCACAACGACGCCTCCGACAACAAGGCGATTATGTCTAAAATCGTGGCACTACGGGCCGAAAAAGCAGCGCTTTTGGGTTATGAAAACCATGCGGCTTACGTGCTAGAGGAAAGTATGTCGAAAACCCCTGCCAAAGTGAGTGATTTTCTAAACCAACTCTGGACCGCTACTGTCCCTGTCACTCAGCAAGAAGCCTCAGAATTGCAGACATTGATGGACAAAGAAGGCAAAAACGAGAAATTGGAAAGCTGGGACTGGCGCTACTACGCTGAAAAGCTTCGCAAGCAAAAATACGACCTTGACGAAGAAGAGCTTCGCCCGTATTTTCCGTTGGAAGGTGTGCGCCAAGGAATTTTTACGTTGTGCAAAAAACTATATGGTCTAACGTTTGAACGCCGCACTGACATTCCCGTTTACCACGAAGAAGCGGAAGCGTTTGAAGTAAAAGAAGCCAATGGCCAACATGTAGGCGTGATTTATATGGATTTTCACCCACGGGCCAGCAAACGCGGCGGCGCTTGGATGACGAGCTACCGCAAGCAAGAAACTGAAAACAGCAAACGCTCGGCTCCCGTCGTTTCTATCGTTTGTAACTTCTCTCGTCCTGCGGGCGATGCACCTGCCCTCTTGAGCTTGGACGAAACGCGTACGTTTTTTCACGAATTTGGGCACGCGCTCCACGGGCTACTTTCCAACGTGACGTACGGTAGTTTGTCAGGCACTTCGGTTCCTCGCGATTTTGTGGAACTACCGTCTCAAATCATGGAAAACTGGGCGACCGAGCCTGAAATGTTGAAGCTGTACGCCAAACATTACAAAACAGGTGCCGTCATTCCTGATGTGCTTATCGACAAAATGGAAAAAAGTAGCTTGTTCAACCAAGGGTTTGCCACGAGCGAATACTTGGCGGCATCGTTGTTGGACATGAGCTATCATACCCTCAAAGCTGACCAAGCCCCCACCGACGTATTGGCGTTTGAAAAAGCGGCCATGGATAAAATTGGCTTGATTTCGCAAATTCCTCCTCGTTACCGTACCACTTACTTCCAGCACATTTTTGCGGGCGGATATTCTGCGGGTTATTACAGCTACATTTGGTCGGCGGTGTTGGATGCCGATGCCTTTGAAGTGTTTAAACAAAAAGGACTATTTGACCAAAAATCAGCCCAATCGTTCCGCAAAAACGTCCTAGAACGCGGTGGAACAGACGAACCGATGAAACTTTACCGCAATTTCCGTGGCGCCGAACCTGACATTAAACCGCTCCTTC
- a CDS encoding HEAT repeat domain-containing protein, with translation MNLDIEQLIEKYYEGETTLEEEQQLRAFLLSENVPAHLENEAKQFRYFAQTRKEQPSAGVSYRTVTELSKRSKVRSLSSWGLRIAASLTLLVVGFGSGIWYTQHEAGLSEENSQMAEMKKTLQAPEQTSASERILAVNQSYELAQGDEEITQILLNTMNFDENVNVRLAACQALQRFENEPMVRDGLIQSLKIQTDPSVQLALIEALVLMKEKRAASEMLRLAKNQEVLEIVRRKAEEGVFHLKQEKQTNNT, from the coding sequence ATGAATCTGGACATTGAACAATTAATAGAAAAGTATTACGAAGGCGAAACTACCCTCGAAGAAGAGCAACAGTTACGCGCTTTCCTTCTGAGCGAAAATGTGCCTGCTCACCTAGAAAATGAGGCCAAGCAGTTTCGGTATTTTGCCCAAACGCGCAAAGAACAGCCCTCGGCGGGGGTAAGTTACCGCACAGTTACTGAACTTAGCAAACGAAGCAAAGTGCGCTCGTTGAGTTCTTGGGGCTTGCGAATCGCCGCCAGTCTCACTTTGTTGGTGGTAGGTTTTGGGTCGGGGATTTGGTACACACAGCACGAAGCGGGGCTTTCGGAAGAAAATAGCCAAATGGCTGAAATGAAAAAAACCTTGCAAGCTCCTGAGCAAACATCGGCGAGTGAACGCATTTTGGCCGTCAACCAGAGTTATGAACTTGCGCAAGGTGATGAAGAAATCACACAGATTTTGCTTAATACCATGAATTTCGACGAAAACGTCAACGTACGACTCGCGGCTTGTCAAGCGCTGCAACGCTTTGAAAATGAGCCGATGGTGCGCGATGGACTGATTCAATCATTAAAAATTCAAACCGACCCCAGTGTTCAGTTGGCATTGATTGAAGCTTTAGTGCTCATGAAAGAAAAGCGAGCCGCTTCCGAAATGCTACGTTTGGCCAAAAACCAAGAAGTACTGGAAATTGTACGTCGCAAAGCCGAAGAAGGGGTTTTCCACCTAAAACAAGAAAAACAAACGAATAATACCTAA
- a CDS encoding zf-HC2 domain-containing protein, which produces MNCEQAKERLTGWLTNELTESEQTAIYHHLKECAECKVAFDADRQLWQLMGQVPAPKANTEQMREGFYAMLETYKQNEAPSSRSQWKAIFDKIQQFWTPRLALRVAYSVCLMSVGVLGGYFLMRPKEVAYQEKMDTLTKEVQEMRQMMMLSLIENPSASERLKAVSYTREITDVDDKVVQALFTTLNNDPNVNVRLVTLEALAELAHDPDVRQGLVLSLTKQESPLVQVALADVMVKLQEKRSIKAFKQMLRREDLNDLVKSKFQQTIKDLS; this is translated from the coding sequence ATGAACTGTGAACAAGCAAAAGAACGGCTAACGGGCTGGCTGACCAACGAATTAACCGAGTCCGAACAAACAGCCATATATCATCATTTGAAAGAGTGCGCCGAGTGCAAAGTAGCTTTTGACGCCGACCGCCAACTGTGGCAGCTCATGGGGCAAGTTCCCGCACCCAAAGCCAACACCGAGCAAATGCGCGAAGGGTTTTATGCCATGCTCGAAACCTATAAACAAAACGAAGCTCCGTCGAGCCGTAGCCAGTGGAAAGCGATTTTTGATAAAATACAACAATTCTGGACGCCCCGTTTGGCGCTACGGGTGGCTTACAGTGTGTGCCTGATGAGTGTGGGCGTGCTAGGCGGGTATTTCCTGATGCGCCCCAAAGAAGTAGCGTACCAAGAAAAAATGGATACGCTCACCAAAGAAGTCCAAGAAATGCGCCAAATGATGATGCTTTCGCTGATTGAAAACCCGTCGGCCAGTGAGCGCCTCAAAGCCGTAAGTTATACCCGCGAAATCACCGATGTGGACGATAAAGTGGTGCAAGCACTCTTTACTACGCTCAACAACGACCCGAACGTAAACGTGCGCCTCGTGACGTTGGAGGCATTGGCCGAACTAGCCCACGACCCCGACGTTCGGCAAGGGCTGGTGCTGTCTTTGACAAAGCAAGAATCCCCGCTGGTGCAAGTGGCATTGGCCGATGTAATGGTAAAACTCCAAGAAAAACGCTCTATTAAAGCTTTCAAACAGATGCTTCGCCGCGAAGACCTCAACGACTTGGTGAAAAGTAAATTCCAACAAACTATCAAAGACTTATCTTAA
- a CDS encoding serine hydrolase domain-containing protein: MSYHAGFSQQTTPINQKVARIDSFVTSLANHHLFNGTLLVTEEGKVIYKKSSGYADFGRGIPNTDTTHFNLASLSKPFTAIAVLQLVQKGQLKLTDTFASYFPDFPYTAITIQHLLTQTSGIPVVERYEEDYIKAHPKEIISTQKAYEHLVSLNKPLNFTAGNRWQYNNANYFLLALLVEKVSQTSFAYYMKKNIFTPAGMKKTYVRELSMANTSRYTLLNFYSPTYHNVDSLNPAEHYTYYHLGSLMGSNNIISTIEDLWHFDNAFSAGKLLSLALMKTAFMPVVLNDGKPFRMGGSTRSYGLGWNVYTSKTEPADTSIFHDGRIIGLTTFMHRNLTKNQTILFYDNTENNPIQVMVSISNLLNGTPALPIRLTKSLAKVYGEILVNKGIDEAATKFNELKNDSTNYYVDELEMNRLGYDLLKAPFPNHNELSLEVFKINTLLYPKSGNTYDSYAQALAQSGKKEAAIAMYQKSIALSPNNEDGKRALRVLLEQKE; the protein is encoded by the coding sequence ATGAGCTACCACGCTGGGTTTTCGCAGCAAACGACACCTATCAATCAAAAGGTAGCTCGAATTGATTCTTTTGTAACCTCTTTAGCCAATCATCATTTATTCAATGGAACTCTTTTGGTAACCGAGGAGGGAAAAGTTATTTATAAAAAATCCTCAGGATATGCTGATTTTGGGCGGGGCATTCCCAATACAGACACCACTCATTTCAACTTGGCTTCTTTATCCAAACCTTTTACGGCGATTGCAGTGCTACAGTTAGTACAAAAAGGGCAGCTAAAGCTAACAGATACTTTTGCTAGTTATTTCCCCGATTTTCCCTACACGGCAATTACAATTCAACATTTACTGACCCAAACATCAGGTATTCCTGTCGTAGAACGCTATGAGGAGGATTACATAAAAGCGCACCCAAAGGAGATTATTAGCACTCAAAAAGCCTATGAACACCTAGTTTCCTTAAATAAGCCGTTGAACTTTACGGCGGGGAATCGATGGCAATACAACAATGCTAATTATTTTTTATTGGCATTGTTGGTGGAAAAAGTAAGCCAAACCTCTTTTGCTTACTACATGAAGAAGAATATTTTCACGCCTGCAGGTATGAAAAAAACCTACGTCCGTGAACTTAGCATGGCCAATACATCACGCTATACATTACTCAATTTTTATAGCCCCACCTACCATAATGTCGATTCCCTAAACCCTGCCGAGCATTATACTTATTATCATTTGGGTAGTTTGATGGGATCCAATAACATCATAAGTACGATAGAAGATTTGTGGCACTTTGACAATGCCTTTTCTGCTGGCAAGCTCCTCTCTTTAGCACTGATGAAAACAGCCTTTATGCCTGTTGTACTAAACGACGGAAAGCCATTTCGCATGGGCGGCAGTACGCGCTCTTACGGTTTAGGGTGGAATGTTTATACAAGTAAGACCGAGCCCGCCGACACCTCTATTTTTCATGATGGGCGCATTATTGGTCTAACCACATTTATGCACCGCAATCTCACTAAGAACCAAACGATTCTCTTCTACGACAACACCGAAAATAATCCAATACAAGTCATGGTTTCGATTTCTAATTTGTTGAATGGTACGCCTGCCTTACCCATTCGGCTCACCAAATCATTAGCAAAAGTTTATGGAGAAATATTGGTAAACAAAGGTATTGATGAAGCCGCCACTAAGTTCAACGAATTAAAAAATGACAGCACCAATTATTACGTAGATGAACTAGAAATGAATCGCTTAGGCTATGACTTGCTCAAAGCGCCTTTTCCTAATCATAATGAATTGTCGTTGGAAGTATTTAAAATTAATACGTTACTTTATCCAAAAAGCGGTAATACTTACGACAGTTACGCGCAGGCATTGGCTCAAAGTGGTAAGAAAGAAGCAGCCATTGCTATGTATCAAAAGTCAATAGCTTTGTCTCCAAACAATGAGGATGGCAAACGGGCATTGAGGGTATTATTAGAACAAAAAGAGTGA
- a CDS encoding RNA polymerase sigma factor: MELKAFTQLILPTQGRLFRLAKLFLRNREEAEDTLQEVLMKLWTHRQQLESYQNVEAFAVQMTRNLCLDKLKSKEWQSRAGEANWEEVEEQKVSPYQQVELSDSAALMRKLIDELPETAKLILHLRDVEEYSFEEIEQVTGMNVNHLRVVLSRARKEVRDKFLKIQAYESGH, translated from the coding sequence ATGGAACTCAAAGCTTTTACCCAACTCATCCTCCCAACGCAAGGCCGCCTTTTTAGATTGGCCAAGTTGTTTCTTCGCAACCGCGAAGAAGCCGAGGATACGTTACAGGAGGTGTTGATGAAGCTTTGGACCCATCGGCAGCAGTTAGAATCGTACCAAAACGTAGAAGCGTTTGCCGTACAAATGACCCGTAACCTCTGCCTCGACAAGCTCAAATCAAAAGAATGGCAAAGTCGTGCAGGGGAAGCCAATTGGGAAGAGGTAGAAGAGCAAAAAGTATCGCCCTACCAGCAAGTGGAGCTATCAGACAGCGCGGCGCTGATGCGCAAACTGATAGACGAACTGCCCGAAACGGCTAAGCTGATTCTTCATTTGCGCGACGTGGAAGAGTACTCGTTTGAAGAAATAGAGCAAGTCACGGGGATGAACGTCAACCACCTTCGCGTGGTCTTGTCGCGAGCACGGAAAGAGGTACGGGATAAGTTTTTAAAAATTCAGGCGTATGAATCTGGACATTGA
- a CDS encoding sensor histidine kinase — protein sequence MFGIPRASPQLRSFTSTRMELTKPTSTLTVVLHITVWSLLGFIVLFYPPLTWDFKVPLGFWLKQLANFIMMVAVFYFSAYYLVPNYLVKGKKLLFSLSAAFLVVLYLVIARIIEVPILNVPEQLAAVRGWKHTKSVYSIDVHLFMVVTMVTAISIGFAMIQRWQAAVQLHELVEKQHITSELALLKAQINPHFFFNTLNNIYALTYSDVPLSREAILKLSRMMRYVLYDTVLDRVLLSQEISFMNDYIELMKLRLHSFTKVTIEAPKPDQDYSVAPMLLLPFIENAFKHGTSSLHKTEILIVIKAQNAVLDLHVWNQIHANTDAIPNTGGGIGLVNTQRRLNLVYPERHELIIHEDTSLRTFTVDLKIQL from the coding sequence ATGTTTGGGATTCCACGCGCATCTCCCCAACTTCGTAGCTTTACTTCTACGCGCATGGAACTAACCAAACCAACTAGCACACTCACGGTGGTTTTGCACATAACCGTGTGGTCGCTGCTTGGCTTTATCGTTTTATTCTATCCTCCCCTTACATGGGATTTTAAGGTGCCATTAGGATTCTGGCTCAAACAATTGGCCAATTTCATTATGATGGTGGCTGTTTTTTATTTTTCTGCCTACTACCTGGTTCCCAACTATTTAGTAAAAGGCAAAAAGCTTCTTTTTTCCCTTTCAGCCGCTTTTTTGGTTGTCCTCTATTTGGTCATTGCACGCATCATTGAGGTACCCATTCTGAACGTACCTGAGCAATTGGCTGCTGTTAGAGGGTGGAAACACACAAAAAGTGTTTACAGCATTGATGTCCATTTGTTCATGGTCGTAACAATGGTGACCGCCATCAGCATTGGGTTTGCGATGATTCAGCGGTGGCAGGCTGCCGTTCAATTACACGAACTCGTTGAAAAACAACACATAACCTCCGAATTGGCGCTATTAAAAGCCCAAATCAACCCCCACTTTTTCTTCAATACCCTCAACAACATTTATGCCCTTACTTACTCTGACGTGCCGTTGTCGCGCGAGGCCATTCTGAAACTGTCTCGGATGATGCGGTATGTCCTCTACGATACCGTCCTCGACCGAGTGTTGTTGAGTCAAGAAATATCTTTTATGAATGATTACATCGAACTGATGAAGTTACGGCTTCATTCGTTTACGAAAGTAACCATCGAAGCGCCCAAGCCCGACCAAGATTATTCGGTAGCGCCCATGCTTTTGTTGCCTTTTATTGAAAATGCGTTCAAACACGGCACGAGCTCGCTGCACAAAACCGAAATTTTGATTGTGATTAAGGCCCAAAATGCTGTTTTGGATTTACACGTTTGGAACCAAATTCATGCCAATACCGATGCGATTCCCAATACAGGAGGGGGGATTGGATTGGTAAACACCCAACGCCGCCTTAATTTAGTGTATCCCGAGCGACATGAACTGATCATTCACGAAGACACCAGCCTTAGGACTTTCACCGTTGATTTGAAAATACAGCTATAA